One segment of Pyrococcus sp. ST04 DNA contains the following:
- a CDS encoding Gins 23 protein has product MLAGKAYIPVRVLKPFGNWKEGDMILLEDWKAKELWEMGVVEIIDEADKVIGEIDRILNEEKKNAPLTPIPEGLYEKAEFYIYYLEKFVQVQGGSIEVLQTKLTKLRNLKKKYKMLKNIRFKKILEAVRLRPNSMEILSRLSPEEKRVYLEISRIRNEWIGE; this is encoded by the coding sequence ATGTTAGCGGGAAAAGCTTACATCCCGGTGAGAGTATTAAAACCCTTTGGAAACTGGAAAGAGGGAGATATGATACTTCTTGAGGATTGGAAGGCCAAAGAATTGTGGGAGATGGGAGTAGTTGAGATTATAGACGAGGCTGATAAAGTTATAGGCGAGATAGATAGGATCCTTAATGAAGAAAAGAAAAATGCTCCTCTAACCCCAATTCCAGAGGGCCTGTACGAAAAGGCCGAATTCTACATATATTACCTTGAGAAGTTTGTTCAAGTTCAAGGTGGAAGCATAGAAGTTCTCCAGACAAAATTAACAAAACTGAGGAATCTTAAGAAGAAATATAAAATGCTAAAGAACATAAGATTTAAGAAGATTCTTGAAGCCGTGAGACTTAGGCCGAACAGCATGGAGATTCTTTCAAGATTATCCCCAGAAGAAAAGAGGGTTTATCTCGAAATATCCCGTATCAGAAATGAATGGATAGGTGAGTGA
- a CDS encoding ATP/GTP-binding protein, whose product MIVVFVGTAGSGKSAITGAFGKYLEENYKVGYVNLDTGVKLLPYKPDIDVRESITVEEIMKEGYGPNGAIVESYDRLMNEFDEYLNKILKLEEEKDYVLIDTPGQMETFLFHEFGVKLMENLPYPLVVYLSDPEILKKPHDYCFVRFFTLLIDLRLGATTIPALNKIDILSKEELERHKKMFEDLEYLTARLKFDPSTQGLLAYKMCSMLPEVSPPVRAIYLSAKTGEGFEDLETLAYEHYCTCGDLT is encoded by the coding sequence ATGATAGTGGTATTCGTGGGAACTGCGGGGAGTGGAAAGAGCGCCATAACTGGGGCTTTCGGAAAATACTTGGAAGAAAACTATAAGGTCGGCTATGTTAACCTCGACACAGGAGTAAAACTCCTCCCATACAAACCAGATATAGATGTGAGAGAATCAATAACGGTAGAAGAGATAATGAAAGAAGGATATGGACCAAACGGAGCGATAGTAGAGAGTTATGACAGACTAATGAATGAGTTCGATGAATATCTCAACAAAATACTAAAGCTTGAAGAGGAGAAGGATTACGTTCTAATAGACACTCCTGGTCAAATGGAAACGTTTTTATTCCACGAATTTGGCGTCAAACTTATGGAGAATCTTCCTTACCCCCTTGTAGTTTACCTGTCAGATCCAGAAATCCTCAAAAAACCTCATGACTACTGCTTCGTTAGATTCTTCACCCTCCTTATAGACCTGAGACTCGGGGCAACTACCATTCCAGCCCTTAACAAAATCGACATCCTCAGCAAGGAAGAACTCGAAAGACATAAGAAAATGTTCGAAGATCTAGAGTATTTAACTGCCAGACTAAAGTTCGACCCATCGACTCAGGGATTGCTAGCCTACAAGATGTGTTCAATGCTACCAGAGGTTTCTCCTCCCGTTAGAGCAATATATCTCTCAGCGAAGACGGGAGAAGGATTTGAGGATCTCGAAACGCTCGCATATGAGCATTACTGTACATGTGGGGACCTAACATAG
- the minD gene encoding cell division ATPase MinD codes for MARIISIVSGKGGTGKTTVTANLSVALGERGKKVLAVDGDLTMANLSLVLGVDDADVTLHDVLAGEAKIDDAIYMTQFDNVYVLPGAVDWEHVIKADPRKLPDVIKSLKDNYDFILIDCPAGLQLDAMSAMLSGEEALLVTNPEISCLTDTMKVGIVLKKAGLAILGFVLNRYGRTEKDIPPEAAEEVMEIPLLAVIPEDPAIREGTLEGIPAVKYKPESEGAKAFVKLAEEIERLAGIKARVMY; via the coding sequence ATGGCCAGGATTATTTCAATTGTGTCAGGAAAGGGAGGTACAGGAAAAACAACAGTAACAGCAAATCTATCTGTTGCCCTAGGGGAAAGAGGAAAGAAAGTTCTCGCCGTTGATGGAGACTTAACAATGGCAAACTTAAGTTTAGTCCTGGGAGTTGATGACGCTGATGTAACACTTCACGACGTTTTAGCTGGAGAAGCAAAAATTGATGATGCAATATACATGACTCAATTCGATAATGTTTACGTTCTCCCTGGAGCAGTAGATTGGGAACATGTGATAAAAGCAGATCCAAGAAAGTTGCCAGATGTCATAAAGTCTCTAAAAGATAACTATGATTTTATCTTAATAGACTGTCCAGCGGGATTACAATTAGATGCCATGAGTGCAATGCTCAGCGGAGAAGAAGCTCTATTAGTAACGAATCCGGAGATATCATGCCTAACCGATACCATGAAAGTAGGAATAGTTCTTAAAAAGGCGGGCTTAGCAATACTTGGATTCGTCTTAAATAGGTATGGAAGAACTGAGAAGGACATACCCCCAGAGGCAGCTGAAGAAGTCATGGAAATACCTTTACTTGCTGTGATCCCAGAGGATCCAGCAATTAGAGAAGGAACACTCGAAGGAATACCTGCGGTAAAATACAAACCAGAGAGCGAGGGAGCAAAAGCATTCGTAAAACTTGCAGAAGAAATTGAGAGATTAGCCGGAATAAAAGCTAGGGTTATGTACTAA
- a CDS encoding DMT family transporter, whose amino-acid sequence MLTGVLLALTSALCWGSASVLIRIGLKDKSPIAANLVRLYFSATTYLILFLVLGNYSEIASMPLKYHLIAFISAQFGFVIGDYFYFSALKSLGVSRTVPITSTYPLWTLIWAYLFLGREITVKIILGAVLVVLGIVIVRQAESEEHADPRGILHAFVTPISWSVAIVLMDWLSSKVSSLTLAGLRIIYAAIGVTLISWKVLGEIRKVTWREVGVIASAGLLGLVIAQYTFVSSVSLLGSQIATPITAINPIISTLLAVALLKEPPNMKIWISLGLVVVGIFLLTS is encoded by the coding sequence ATGCTAACTGGAGTGCTCTTGGCTTTAACTTCTGCCCTCTGTTGGGGATCTGCATCTGTATTAATCAGAATTGGGCTAAAAGACAAGAGTCCAATAGCGGCAAACTTAGTTAGGTTGTATTTTTCGGCAACAACTTATCTTATTCTCTTCCTTGTTTTGGGCAATTATTCTGAGATAGCTTCAATGCCCCTGAAGTATCATCTGATTGCCTTCATATCGGCCCAATTCGGATTCGTTATAGGGGATTACTTTTACTTTTCTGCTCTCAAGTCTCTTGGAGTGTCTAGAACCGTTCCAATAACATCTACCTATCCCTTGTGGACACTTATTTGGGCATATTTATTTTTAGGAAGAGAGATTACTGTGAAGATAATTCTTGGTGCAGTTTTAGTTGTTTTGGGTATTGTAATTGTTAGACAAGCGGAAAGTGAAGAGCATGCGGATCCTAGAGGAATTCTTCATGCGTTTGTAACACCAATCTCCTGGAGTGTCGCAATAGTTTTAATGGATTGGTTGTCAAGCAAGGTTTCATCTTTAACATTAGCCGGCCTTAGAATAATATATGCTGCTATTGGAGTGACTTTAATTTCGTGGAAAGTTCTTGGTGAAATCAGGAAGGTTACTTGGAGAGAAGTCGGGGTGATAGCATCTGCAGGTTTGTTAGGTCTAGTTATAGCCCAATACACATTTGTATCCTCTGTATCCCTTCTAGGATCTCAAATAGCGACCCCTATAACTGCAATAAATCCCATAATCTCTACGCTATTGGCAGTTGCTCTCTTAAAAGAACCTCCAAATATGAAAATATGGATAAGCTTAGGGCTTGTTGTTGTAGGAATCTTTCTGTTAACAAGCTAA
- a CDS encoding cell wall-binding repeat-containing protein: MRKFLSIILVIAIISNLVMASPPQYDLIIVRNDDIIDYLIALPYSHLLNIPILPVNPKKLDKITEAQLYSYIQLGRNSVLIVGNANAVSLEVEDKLKSMGFKVTRIGGADRTETAEKLALHFYPNGSKTVVLASAWDYGSTLAASEFAMKYKYPLLLTWENQLSPAALAGIKQLKAKIVILVGLGLNESIEKTLEDMGYETYWIGRDIEPPPIVTTQSTPQHPPASGSKIYFLLGMIAMLIIMSPIIFYLHKRIVSRKQEILEQFNEKEIAVLKAIIENGGEIKQEELPELVGYSRPTISRIIQDLEKKGIVAREKSGKTFIVKMIKKIKLD; the protein is encoded by the coding sequence GTGAGAAAATTTTTAAGTATAATCCTGGTTATTGCAATAATTTCTAACCTTGTAATGGCATCCCCTCCCCAATATGACCTAATAATAGTTAGAAATGATGATATAATTGACTATCTTATAGCTCTCCCGTATTCTCATTTACTCAACATCCCAATTCTCCCCGTAAACCCAAAGAAGCTAGATAAAATAACAGAAGCACAACTCTATTCCTACATACAGTTAGGTAGGAATAGCGTTCTAATTGTTGGAAATGCAAATGCTGTAAGCTTAGAAGTTGAAGATAAACTGAAGAGCATGGGATTCAAAGTTACCAGAATTGGAGGAGCGGATCGAACTGAAACTGCTGAAAAGCTGGCACTACATTTCTATCCCAATGGCAGTAAAACCGTAGTACTTGCTAGTGCATGGGACTATGGTTCAACTTTGGCAGCGTCAGAATTTGCAATGAAGTATAAATACCCTCTTTTATTGACCTGGGAAAACCAGCTCTCACCAGCCGCGTTAGCTGGAATAAAACAACTTAAAGCTAAGATAGTGATTCTCGTTGGACTAGGGCTAAATGAAAGCATTGAAAAGACTTTAGAGGATATGGGATACGAAACTTATTGGATAGGAAGAGACATAGAACCCCCACCAATAGTGACTACACAGTCCACCCCACAACATCCACCGGCCTCTGGTTCGAAAATTTATTTCCTCCTCGGAATGATTGCTATGCTGATAATAATGAGTCCAATTATTTTCTATTTGCACAAGAGAATAGTAAGCAGAAAACAAGAGATACTCGAACAATTTAATGAAAAAGAAATAGCCGTCCTGAAGGCGATAATTGAAAATGGCGGAGAGATAAAACAAGAAGAGTTGCCTGAGCTGGTGGGATATTCTAGACCTACAATAAGCAGAATAATTCAAGATTTAGAAAAGAAAGGTATAGTCGCAAGAGAAAAGAGTGGAAAAACGTTTATAGTTAAAATGATAAAGAAAATTAAGCTTGATTAG
- a CDS encoding 30S ribosomal protein S6e, protein MATFKLVISDPKSGIAKQIEITGDAAEKLIGKKIGDQIPVKELGINLNELFGKEFPEDVKMEIRGGTDKDGFPMRPDVHGPRRVRILLSKGPGFRPREKGERRKKTVRGNTISPEIVQVNVKLVY, encoded by the coding sequence ATGGCAACGTTCAAGCTTGTGATATCAGATCCAAAAAGTGGAATTGCCAAGCAGATTGAAATAACTGGAGATGCTGCAGAGAAACTCATTGGAAAGAAAATAGGGGATCAGATCCCAGTAAAGGAACTCGGCATTAACCTAAACGAGCTCTTTGGCAAGGAGTTTCCAGAAGATGTTAAGATGGAAATAAGGGGAGGAACTGACAAGGATGGCTTCCCAATGAGACCCGATGTTCATGGGCCTAGAAGAGTCAGGATACTCCTTTCAAAGGGACCAGGATTTAGACCAAGGGAAAAGGGTGAGAGAAGGAAAAAGACTGTTAGGGGCAACACAATTAGTCCGGAAATTGTCCAAGTAAATGTTAAACTTGTATACTAA
- a CDS encoding DUF2110 family protein, with amino-acid sequence MEIIIPQKIYGDRSGFNKLEKKLRSLIGDLDVRWRISITKRQWVKIVVDGEDSEVSINLIKEEFGEIPVSLSNVEEGQILTGRLVDLGKVGYGVYVDIGILKPRIKDALIPLYWLKRTFGEKPVRQMIREFGWVDYLPVEVKIEKVEKLAQEIEAHLTDRWIKKIKGWTSDKYDKLFIVGTISENIEKALVETGHSRDVRRIEELGLMETMLILKKGTHAPGIIKEIGPYIKPAKIGAIKFPHDEEE; translated from the coding sequence ATGGAGATCATAATACCTCAAAAAATATACGGAGACAGAAGTGGGTTTAATAAGCTAGAGAAGAAGTTAAGATCTTTAATAGGAGATCTAGACGTTAGATGGAGAATTTCAATAACTAAAAGACAGTGGGTTAAGATCGTTGTGGATGGTGAAGATTCTGAAGTTTCTATTAATTTGATTAAAGAAGAGTTCGGAGAAATCCCCGTCTCACTTTCGAATGTTGAGGAAGGGCAAATTCTAACTGGTAGGTTAGTGGATCTAGGAAAAGTTGGATATGGAGTATACGTGGACATTGGGATACTAAAACCGAGAATTAAAGATGCCCTAATACCACTTTACTGGCTAAAAAGAACATTCGGAGAAAAACCGGTCAGACAGATGATAAGAGAGTTTGGTTGGGTAGATTATCTACCTGTTGAGGTAAAAATAGAGAAAGTGGAAAAACTTGCTCAGGAAATTGAGGCCCACCTTACGGATAGATGGATAAAGAAAATTAAGGGATGGACAAGCGATAAATATGACAAGCTATTCATCGTTGGAACAATAAGCGAAAATATAGAAAAAGCCCTCGTAGAAACCGGGCACAGCAGGGATGTAAGAAGGATTGAAGAGCTGGGGCTTATGGAAACTATGCTTATCCTAAAAAAGGGCACCCATGCGCCTGGAATAATTAAGGAAATTGGACCATACATAAAACCAGCCAAGATAGGGGCAATTAAGTTTCCTCATGATGAGGAAGAGTGA
- the tfe gene encoding transcription factor E, whose translation MARRNKALLEIARDIGGEEAVEVIKALEKKGEATDEELSEITGIRVNTVRKILYALYDAKLADFRRVRDDETGWYYYYWHIETKRLPEVIRARKMQELEKLKKMLQEETNEVYYHCGTPGHPKLTFDEAFEYGFTCPICGEILQEYDNSKIVEELKRRIEELEIELGLRKPPKKKGKKSKKK comes from the coding sequence ATGGCTAGAAGGAACAAGGCGCTTCTTGAGATTGCAAGGGACATTGGAGGGGAAGAGGCTGTAGAAGTTATAAAAGCCTTGGAAAAGAAAGGAGAAGCTACAGACGAAGAACTTTCTGAAATAACAGGAATTCGGGTTAATACCGTTAGGAAGATTCTCTACGCCCTCTACGATGCGAAATTAGCTGATTTTAGGAGAGTCAGAGATGACGAAACTGGATGGTACTATTATTACTGGCATATTGAGACAAAGAGATTACCCGAAGTTATCAGAGCCAGGAAAATGCAGGAGTTAGAAAAACTCAAGAAAATGCTCCAGGAGGAAACTAATGAGGTGTATTATCACTGTGGAACCCCAGGACATCCAAAGTTAACCTTTGATGAAGCATTTGAGTACGGTTTCACGTGCCCGATTTGTGGAGAAATTCTTCAAGAATATGATAACTCCAAGATAGTGGAAGAGCTTAAAAGAAGAATAGAGGAACTTGAAATCGAGCTAGGACTTAGAAAGCCTCCAAAGAAAAAAGGAAAGAAAAGCAAGAAAAAGTGA
- a CDS encoding DUF460 domain-containing protein — translation MDSITELGDDLRKFLRALPEGTKLVQVTGRPGEQRSLWSLAKEHGIRVGDKFDPYEEAKVSALLASKGIGYEVLAFEDEVLITVTRGRSQGKGGWSQDRYRRRVHSLVQAKVRQIEEALRRADIPFDLEVEERDYGVSRGEFKVYASREELAGLVKPMRGGDVEIRIKPVERKVLEFVPLKAETEIEKRRSVIIGLDPGITVGIAAIDLDGKIISVYSEKNMALSEIVRFISEIGHPIIIATDVNPAPGLVEKIARSFKAQLFVPRESLKVEEKNELLRNLGINVEDDHQRDALAAAYKAYLRYKPKLEHIEARLRELGLWKKRNEIKALVLSGYSLGEAIMKVKLSDRLKEEKIPEVKEEVDLTPYVEKIKELEKTIADLERENAELRAIIEEQKKIIERLERKLEEYDEKVRFEVLKEREIKARDERIAILEKKLREEKEKVEILAKKLAQTRKMRRLELSGKVYPMKVIENLTWRDVEEVEEEVGIKRNDILYIVNPAGAGKKIAEHLAKKKIRAVVSSKLLPLPVMEVFKEKRIPVLLEGKDIEVIRLDEFAVVRREDIERAIERKIKEWEEEEKEKELESVLKVIEEYRIERVKELIRKAEEERQ, via the coding sequence ATGGATAGCATAACAGAGCTTGGAGATGACTTGCGGAAATTCCTAAGGGCTCTCCCTGAAGGAACGAAACTTGTCCAAGTAACAGGTAGGCCAGGAGAACAGAGATCGTTATGGAGTTTGGCTAAGGAACATGGGATTAGAGTAGGTGATAAGTTTGATCCCTACGAAGAGGCAAAGGTTTCAGCTCTTTTGGCATCAAAAGGTATTGGATATGAGGTTTTAGCCTTTGAGGACGAAGTTTTAATTACTGTAACAAGAGGGAGAAGCCAGGGAAAAGGAGGATGGAGCCAGGATAGATATAGGAGAAGGGTTCATAGCCTTGTGCAAGCAAAAGTGAGACAGATAGAAGAGGCCTTAAGAAGGGCGGATATTCCATTTGATTTGGAAGTTGAGGAGAGAGATTATGGAGTTTCTAGAGGGGAGTTTAAAGTTTATGCAAGCAGAGAAGAATTAGCGGGACTTGTCAAGCCAATGCGGGGAGGAGATGTTGAAATAAGGATAAAACCCGTCGAAAGGAAGGTATTGGAGTTTGTCCCATTAAAGGCTGAAACTGAAATTGAAAAAAGAAGAAGCGTGATAATTGGTCTTGACCCTGGAATAACGGTAGGAATTGCTGCCATAGACTTAGATGGCAAAATAATCTCTGTTTATAGCGAGAAGAATATGGCTCTAAGCGAGATAGTTCGATTCATCAGTGAAATTGGTCACCCAATAATAATTGCAACTGATGTTAATCCAGCACCCGGACTAGTTGAAAAAATAGCAAGATCCTTTAAGGCTCAGCTTTTTGTTCCCAGAGAGAGCTTGAAAGTTGAAGAGAAGAATGAGCTCCTCAGAAATCTTGGAATTAACGTGGAGGATGATCATCAGAGAGACGCACTTGCGGCGGCCTACAAAGCCTACCTTAGATACAAGCCAAAATTAGAGCATATAGAGGCGAGGTTAAGAGAATTAGGCTTGTGGAAGAAGAGAAATGAAATAAAGGCCCTAGTGCTTTCTGGATACAGCCTTGGAGAGGCCATAATGAAAGTCAAACTTTCGGACAGATTAAAGGAGGAGAAGATCCCAGAGGTTAAAGAGGAAGTCGACTTAACTCCATATGTAGAAAAAATCAAGGAATTGGAGAAAACTATTGCAGACCTTGAAAGGGAAAATGCTGAACTTAGGGCGATAATTGAAGAACAGAAGAAGATTATAGAAAGACTTGAAAGAAAGTTGGAGGAATACGATGAGAAAGTCCGCTTTGAAGTTCTTAAAGAAAGAGAGATCAAAGCCAGAGACGAAAGAATAGCAATTCTCGAAAAGAAACTTAGGGAAGAAAAGGAAAAGGTTGAAATTCTTGCAAAGAAGCTCGCTCAAACGAGGAAGATGAGAAGGCTTGAACTCAGTGGAAAGGTATACCCAATGAAAGTCATAGAGAACCTCACTTGGAGAGATGTAGAAGAGGTTGAGGAAGAAGTTGGAATCAAAAGGAACGACATACTATATATTGTAAATCCCGCGGGGGCTGGTAAGAAAATAGCTGAACACCTGGCTAAAAAGAAAATACGGGCTGTGGTGTCTAGTAAGCTCCTCCCACTTCCTGTTATGGAAGTATTTAAAGAAAAGAGAATTCCTGTTCTTCTAGAGGGGAAAGACATAGAGGTAATAAGGCTGGATGAATTCGCTGTAGTGAGGAGGGAAGATATAGAAAGGGCAATAGAGAGAAAAATTAAAGAATGGGAGGAAGAGGAGAAAGAAAAGGAACTTGAGAGCGTTTTAAAAGTTATCGAGGAGTACAGAATCGAGAGAGTCAAAGAACTCATCAGAAAGGCAGAGGAGGAAAGACAATGA
- the topA gene encoding DNA topoisomerase I gives MILVIAEKPNVARKIAGALAEGKPIKKTLFGVPYYELFRDGKRLIVAPAVGHLYGLAPKQDFYGYPIFDIEWVPVYIAEKGKEYAKDYIKLLSVLAKRVKEFVVACDYDTEGEVIGYTALKYACGVDPGIAKRMKFSALTKRDLIKAWYNLEPTINFGMANAGIARHILDWYWGVNLSRALTHAIKKASGRWIVLSTGRVQGPTLKFLVEREREIQNFVPKPYWIIKLVFEKNGKKFTATYEKDKIWDENEAKRIVLEAKKGPVRVADIDVKRQKRNPPVPFDLGTLQREAYSAFGFSPKKTLDLAQSLYEKGFSSYPRTESQKLPKNLNFRYIIQNIAKMPEYRPYAHLLLGMPELKPVEGKKDDPAHPAIYPTGEIPRPGDLTKDEAKLYDMIVRRFLALFMESAIRESVKVTIRAGPHRFILSGGRTVREGWLSVYGKYVKFEEVTLPTFLVGERVKVLQIKREKKKTKPPARYSPAAVIKKMEDLGLGTKATRAQILETLYQRGYIEGKKSIKVTPLGMKVIETLEKYVPEIISVELTREFEEKMNLIMQGKLTKEEVIEEAKARLMKILEEFKKRELEIGMELAKIVVGESKLKEGLKKEEKPLIVVGKCPKCGGDLVVKYNKKTGKRFVGCSNWPKCDVTYPILQRGEIIPTGKTCCNGAPVVIIREEDGYEREICLDISCKKKF, from the coding sequence ATGATACTTGTAATTGCCGAGAAGCCCAACGTTGCTAGAAAGATAGCTGGAGCTCTAGCTGAAGGAAAACCAATAAAAAAGACTCTCTTTGGAGTTCCCTATTATGAATTGTTTAGGGATGGGAAGAGGTTAATAGTTGCCCCTGCCGTTGGGCACCTTTATGGTTTAGCACCAAAGCAAGACTTCTACGGATACCCGATATTTGATATAGAATGGGTCCCGGTATATATAGCAGAGAAAGGAAAGGAATACGCTAAGGATTACATAAAACTACTTTCCGTTCTTGCAAAGAGGGTTAAGGAATTTGTAGTTGCTTGTGACTATGACACAGAGGGAGAAGTTATTGGTTATACTGCTTTAAAGTATGCATGTGGCGTTGATCCTGGGATAGCTAAGAGGATGAAGTTTTCCGCTCTAACTAAAAGGGATTTAATAAAGGCCTGGTACAATTTAGAACCGACGATAAACTTTGGCATGGCAAATGCTGGAATAGCAAGGCATATTCTTGACTGGTATTGGGGTGTTAACCTCTCGAGGGCTTTGACTCATGCAATAAAGAAAGCGAGTGGTAGATGGATAGTTCTCAGCACCGGAAGAGTTCAAGGACCCACCTTAAAGTTTCTCGTTGAGAGAGAAAGGGAGATACAGAATTTTGTTCCAAAGCCGTACTGGATTATCAAGTTAGTATTTGAGAAAAATGGGAAAAAATTCACAGCAACATACGAGAAAGACAAAATTTGGGATGAAAACGAGGCCAAGAGAATAGTCTTGGAAGCCAAGAAGGGGCCTGTAAGAGTAGCTGATATAGATGTTAAGAGACAGAAAAGAAATCCCCCCGTCCCTTTTGACTTAGGAACATTACAAAGGGAGGCTTATTCAGCGTTTGGCTTCAGTCCAAAGAAGACACTAGACCTTGCCCAAAGTCTCTATGAAAAAGGATTTTCCTCCTATCCAAGAACGGAGAGTCAAAAGCTTCCTAAGAATTTAAATTTCCGCTATATTATTCAGAACATAGCAAAGATGCCCGAATATAGACCTTATGCCCATCTCCTCTTAGGGATGCCAGAATTAAAGCCAGTTGAGGGTAAAAAGGATGATCCTGCTCATCCCGCTATATATCCTACAGGAGAAATACCGAGACCCGGGGATTTAACTAAAGATGAAGCAAAACTCTATGACATGATTGTGAGAAGATTTCTCGCCCTTTTCATGGAGTCTGCTATTAGGGAAAGCGTTAAAGTCACGATTCGTGCGGGCCCGCATAGGTTTATTTTAAGCGGTGGTAGGACTGTCAGGGAAGGATGGTTGAGCGTTTACGGAAAGTATGTAAAGTTTGAGGAAGTAACGTTGCCCACGTTTTTAGTGGGAGAACGCGTGAAGGTTCTCCAGATAAAGAGAGAGAAGAAAAAGACAAAGCCTCCAGCTCGATATTCTCCAGCGGCCGTTATAAAGAAGATGGAGGATCTTGGACTTGGTACAAAGGCTACAAGGGCACAGATTTTGGAGACTCTATATCAGAGAGGATATATAGAAGGGAAGAAAAGTATAAAAGTTACACCCTTGGGTATGAAGGTCATCGAGACTCTAGAAAAGTATGTTCCGGAGATAATAAGTGTTGAGCTGACGAGGGAGTTTGAGGAGAAAATGAACCTTATAATGCAGGGTAAGTTGACAAAAGAAGAAGTTATAGAGGAAGCTAAGGCAAGATTAATGAAGATACTTGAAGAATTCAAGAAGAGGGAACTTGAAATTGGAATGGAGCTAGCAAAAATTGTTGTTGGAGAATCCAAACTTAAGGAAGGCTTAAAGAAAGAGGAAAAGCCCCTTATTGTTGTAGGGAAGTGCCCGAAGTGTGGCGGTGATTTGGTCGTTAAGTATAATAAGAAAACAGGAAAGCGGTTTGTTGGGTGTTCAAATTGGCCAAAATGTGATGTCACTTATCCAATCCTCCAAAGGGGTGAGATAATACCTACAGGAAAAACATGTTGCAATGGAGCACCCGTTGTTATAATCCGAGAAGAAGATGGGTATGAAAGGGAGATATGTCTTGACATTAGTTGTAAAAAGAAATTCTAG